A window of Hydrogenimonas thermophila genomic DNA:
AGGAACAATGCCTATGACATTTACCTCTGCCATAGATTCAAGCATTGAACAGATTTCAAGCATTTCAACAACTTCAACTTCATGTGCTGTCTGATGATAGCTGCCAAGACCCATCAAGGCATCTGAAGGAAGGTTGTATACAGAACCTGCTTCATCTTTAATGGAGACAGTATCGAGTATTATGACTTTATCATAACTTTGGTAGTATGTCATCAGTTTAAACCCAAGCGTTCCACCGTCGATGATATCGACGGTGGTTGAGAAGTCATAATTCTCTTTCAAATATTTTGCTGCATAAATTCCAACACCTTCATCTTTAAAAAGTATATTCCCTATGCCAATGACTATTGTCTTTTTCTTCATACTTCTTCCTTTATATTGAGCAGCTTGTATTTACTTTATATACTCCCAGCTCTTTTCCTTTTGTATCGACAATATGTACAGCACAAGCAATACAAGGGTCAAAACTATGAACAGTTCTAAGAATCTCAAGCGGCTGATCTGGATCTGAAACTTTTAAACCTATGAGACTCTCTTCATAAGCCCCTTTTCTCTCTTTGTAGTCACGCGGAGCTGCATTCCATGTAGATGGAACAACTGCCTGATAGTTAGCAACTTTACCGTTTTGAATTCTAACCCAATGCCCCAATGCACCGCGAGGTGCCTCTTCTATGCCATACCCTCTGGCATTTTGGCTAACTCTATTAAAATCAAACGGTGTAGTTGTTTTAATATCTCCAGATGCTACATTTGCTGAAAGCTCATCGATCCAATCAACCATAACATCTGCCAATAACTCTGTCTCTATTGCACGTGCTGCCGTACGTCCTACAGAAGAGAATAGTGCTTCAGTAGGCAAGCCAGAATTTGTAAGAAATTTCGTTACATAGTCACTAATGAGAGCATCTCCTCTTGCCATTCCAACAGCCATTCGTGCAAGCGGTCCTACCTCAACACGAGTATCATCATAAAGTGGCGATTTGATCCAACTGTATTTGCCTGCCGTATCAAGATAAGCTATTCCATTCTCTTTGCGCCCAAAACCTGTATAGTTTGGTTCAGTCACTCCATCATACGGGTGAAGATTACTACTTCCACTATACCAAGCGTGAGTAACATCTTCAGTCACTTTTGATGGATCAAAATCGATCGCACTTGAGAGATCACCATTCAACACCAACCCGCCAGGGAAAAGCATCTCTCCATTGTACATAGGGTTATCATCTAGTCTAAATCCACCATAAACAAGAAAGTTTTTCAACCCTGCTCCAACTCCAGCACGAGCTTCATCAGCATATGCCGAGCTTATCATATAAATATCAGGTAAATATGCCTGCTTAATGAACCTTCTAAACTCCAGATGCAAGTCTTTAAATAACGCTCTTCGTGCCGAACTTTTAATATCATCAACACAAGTAACACCACCTACAACAATGCTTTGAGGATGCGGATCTTTTCCTCCAAATATTGCTATCATTTTTGAGACATTACGCTGTAAATCAAGTGCTTGAAGATAGTGTGTAATGCCTATTAGGTTCTGTTCTGGAGTTAATTTATAGC
This region includes:
- a CDS encoding HyaD/HybD family hydrogenase maturation endopeptidase is translated as MKKKTIVIGIGNILFKDEGVGIYAAKYLKENYDFSTTVDIIDGGTLGFKLMTYYQSYDKVIILDTVSIKDEAGSVYNLPSDALMGLGSYHQTAHEVEVVEMLEICSMLESMAEVNVIGIVPKDIESVEIDMTNEIKEKFYGFIEAVLKELESVGIEATKKRSGKKLEDIIYEYGSPTAATA
- a CDS encoding nickel-dependent hydrogenase large subunit, whose translation is MAKHIVIDPITRIEGHLRIEAVIDDNNTIVDAFSSSTMFRGIETILKGRDPRDCGLLAMRICGVCTVTHYQRSIEAVEHAFGITIPKNARIVRNLMQGALFLHDHLVHFYHLHSLDWIDITSALNADPQKAAAEAKKWASVLGETPWTDSATEFANVQERVRTFVNQGRLGIFGNGYWGNKSYKLTPEQNLIGITHYLQALDLQRNVSKMIAIFGGKDPHPQSIVVGGVTCVDDIKSSARRALFKDLHLEFRRFIKQAYLPDIYMISSAYADEARAGVGAGLKNFLVYGGFRLDDNPMYNGEMLFPGGLVLNGDLSSAIDFDPSKVTEDVTHAWYSGSSNLHPYDGVTEPNYTGFGRKENGIAYLDTAGKYSWIKSPLYDDTRVEVGPLARMAVGMARGDALISDYVTKFLTNSGLPTEALFSSVGRTAARAIETELLADVMVDWIDELSANVASGDIKTTTPFDFNRVSQNARGYGIEEAPRGALGHWVRIQNGKVANYQAVVPSTWNAAPRDYKERKGAYEESLIGLKVSDPDQPLEILRTVHSFDPCIACAVHIVDTKGKELGVYKVNTSCSI